A genomic region of Ornithorhynchus anatinus isolate Pmale09 chromosome 7, mOrnAna1.pri.v4, whole genome shotgun sequence contains the following coding sequences:
- the SCUBE3 gene encoding LOW QUALITY PROTEIN: signal peptide, CUB and EGF-like domain-containing protein 3 (The sequence of the model RefSeq protein was modified relative to this genomic sequence to represent the inferred CDS: deleted 1 base in 1 codon) encodes MGSRSGCLLSLLSLLFLLLLRSRVALGTRSGPDVDECVEGTDNCHIDAICQNTPRAYRCLCKSGYSGDGKHCRDVDECERDDNAGCVHDCVNIPGNYRCTCYDGFRLAHDGHNCLDVDECAEGNGGCQQSCVNVMGSYECRCRDGFFLSDNQHTCIQRPEEGMNCMNKNHGCAHICRETPKGSIACECRPGFELTRNQRDCKLTCNYGNGGCQHTCDDTDQGPKCGCHVRFALHTDGKTCIGERRLEQHGPPQAVSNETCAINNGGCDSKCHDAATGVHCSCPVGFMLQPDRKTCKDIDECRQNNGGCDHICRNTVGSFECGCRKGYKLLINERSCQDIDECSFDRTCDHVCVNTPGSFQCLCHQGYLLYGLTHCGDVDECSMNRGGCRFGCLNAPGSFQCTCPPGCHLRWNGKDCTELVKCPGAPGPTRATLSCSRTGKKDTCALNCPSRSRFVSETEHSYTVSCGTPSPRASPAPSARGNSSSSGGGNGNPQHCAEPAVLPVRQRASFKIKDAKCQLHPRGRGKQDEAGRAHEQGGAPGSDCHVTFIHLKCDTSRKGRGGGAAHRTLPGKEVTRLTLELEAEVKAEEVTAGCGLPCLRQRLERRLKGVLKTLRKSATQDRFLLRLAGLDYEVAHRLGTARERAEACGPGQHRVGSKCVSCPQGTYSHGPTGQCAPCPPGTFQEKEGQLSCDLCPGSDAHGPPGATNMTACTGQCPPGQHSADGFRPCQPCPRGTYQPEAGRVFCFPCGGGLATRHEGAVSFQDCDTKVQCSPGHYYNTSIHRCIRCPLGTYQPDFRQNFCTRCPGGTSTDFDGSTSVAQCKNRQCGGQLGEFTGYIESPNYPGQYPAGIECVWSIHPPPKRRILVVVPEIFLPPEDECGDVLVMRKNSSPSSITTYETCQTYERPIAFTARSRKLWINFKTSEANSARGFQIPYVTYDEDYEQLVEDIVRDGRLYASENHQEILKDKKLIQAFFEVLAHPHNYFKYTEKHKEMLPRSFIKLLRSKVSSFLRPYK; translated from the exons ATGGGCTCCCGCAGCggatgcctcctctccctcctctccctcctcttcctcctcctcctgcgctcCCGCGTCGCCCTGGGGACCAGGAGCGGCCCAG ATGTAGATGAGTGCGTGGAGGGCACCGACAACTGCCACATTGATGCCATCTGCCAGAACACACCCCGGGCCTACCGATGTCTCTGCAAGTCTGGGTACAGCGGGGATGGCAAGCACTGtcgag acgtGGACGAGTGTGAACGGGATGACAACGCGGGCTGCGTGCACGACTGCGTCAACATCCCTGGCAACTATCGCTGCACCTGCTACGATGGCTTCCGCCTGGCGCACGATGGGCACAACTGCCtgg ATGTGGACGAGTGTGCGGAGGGCAATGGAGGCTGCCAGCAGAGCTGTGTGAATGTCATGGGCAGCTACGAGTGTCGCTGTCGAGACGGTTTCTTCCTCAGTGACAACCAGCACACTTGCATCCAGCGCCCTGAAG AAGGCATGAACTGCATGAACAAGAACCACGGGTGTGCCCACATCTGCCGCGAGACCCCCAAAGGCAGCATCGCCTGCGAGTGCCGGCCTGGCTTCGAGCTCACCCGGAACCAGCGGGATTGTAAAC TGACGTGCAACTATGGCAATGGCGGCTGCCAGCACACGTGTGACGATACGGATCAGGGGCCCAAGTGTGGCTGCCACGTCCGGTTTGCTCTCCACACCGATGGAAAGACATGCATCG GGGAGCGGAGGCTCGAGCAGCACGGGCCCCCCCAGGCGGTGTCCAACG AGACGTGCGCCATCAACAACGGGGGCTGTGACAGCAAGTGTCACGACGCTGCCACGGGGGTCCATTGCAGCTGCCCCGTGGGCTTCATGTTGCAACCCGACAGGAAAACCTGCAAAG ACATTGATGAGTGTCGCCAGAACAACGGCGGCTGTGACCACATCTGCCGCAACACGGTGGGTAGCTTCGAGTGCGGCTGCAGGAAAGGCTACAAGCTGCTCATCAACGAGAGGAGCTGCCAAG ACATTGACGAATGCTCCTTTGACCGCACGTGTGACCACGTCTGCGTCAACACCCCTGGAAGCTTCCAGTGCCTGTGCCACCAGGGCTACTTGCTCTACGGCCTCACCCACTGCGGGG ATGTGGATGAGTGCAGTATGAACCGTGGCGGCTGCCGCTTCGGCTGCCTCAACGCCCCCGGGAGCTTCCAGTGCACCTGCCCCCCCGGCTGCCACCTGCGCTGGAATGGGAAGGACTGTACCG AGCTGGTGAAGTGCCCAGGTGCCCCTGGGCCCACCAGAGCCACGCTCAGCTGCAGCCGGACAGGCAAAAAGGACACCTGTGCCCTGAACTGCCCCTCCCGTTCCCGCTTCGTGTCAG AAACCGAGCATAGCTACACAGTGAGCTGCGGGACCCCCAGTCCCCGAGCATCCCCAGCACCCTCCGCCAGaggtaacagcagcagcagcggtggCGGAAACGGCAATCCACAGCACTGTGCCG AGCCGGCGGTTCTGCCTGTCAGACAGCGGGCCTCCTTCAAGATCAAGGATGCCAAGTGCCAGCTGCATCCACGCGGCAGGGGCAAGCAGGATGAAGCGGGCCGAGCCCATGAGCAAG GGGGGGCTCCCGGCTCCGACTGCCACGTTACCTTCATCCATCTTAAGTGTGACACGTCCCggaaggggcgaggggggggggcggcgcac CGGACCCTCCCCGGCAAGGAGGTGACTCGCCTGACCCTGGAATTGGAGGCTGAGGTCAAAGCGGAGGAGGTCACAG CGGGCTGCGGACTGCCCTGTCTGCGGCAGCGACTGGAGCGCAGGCTGAAGGGGGTGTTGAAGACGCTCCGCAAGTCGGCCACCCAGGACCGCTTCCTGCTGCGCCTCGCCGGCCTGGACTATGAGGTGGCTCACAGGCTGGGCACGGCCAGGGAGCGGGCCGAAGCCTGTGGGCCTGGGCAGCATCGTGTGGGGAGCAAGTGTG TCAGCTGCCCGCAGGGAACCTATTCCCACGGCCCGACGGGGCAGTGTGCGCCCTGCCCGCCGGGCaccttccaggagaaggaggggcagCTATCCTGCGACCTGTGCCCCGGGAGTGATGCCCATGGTCCCCCAGGGGCCACCAACATGACCGCCTGCACAG GTCAGTGCCCTCCCGGGCAGCATTCAGCAGATGGGTTCAGACCATGCCAGCCGTGCCCCCGGGGCACTTACCAACCTGAGGCAGGACGGGTGTTCTGCTTCCCCTGCGGCGGGGGCCTCGCCACCCGGCACGAGGGAGCGGTATCCTTCCAGGACTGTGACACGAAAG TCCAGTGCTCACCCGGTCACTACTACAACACGAGCATCCACCGCTGTATCCGCTGCCCCCTGGGCACCTACCAGCCTGATTTCCGCCAGAACTTCTGCACCCGCTGCCCGGGGGGCACCAGCACTGACTTCGATGGCTCCACCAGCGTGGCCCAGTGCAAGA ATCGCCAATGTGGAGGGCAGCTGGGCGAATTCACCGGCTACATTGAGTCACCCAACTACCCCGGCCAGTATCCCGCTGGCATTGAGTGCGTCTGGAGCATCCACCCGCCGCCCAAGCGTAGGATCCTCGTCGTGGTGCCCGAGATCTTCCTCCCACCCGAGGATGAGTGCGGCGACGTGCTCGTCATGCGCAAGAACT cctccccgtCCTCAATCACCACCTACGAGACCTGTCAGACCTACGAGCGCCCCATCGCCTTCACGGCCCGCTCCCGCAAACTCTGGATCAACTTCAAAACCAGCGAGGCCAACAGTGCCCGCGGCTTCCAGATTCCTTACGTGACCTATGACG AGGACTACGAGCAGCTGGTGGAAGACATCGTGCGGGACGGGCGACTCTATGCCTCAGAGAACCACCAGGAGATTCTAAAG gACAAGAAGCTGATCCAGGCGTTCTTCGAGGTGCTGGCTCACCCACACAACTACTTTAAATACACGGAGAAGCACAAGGAGATGCTGCCCCGTTCCTTCATCAAGCTGCTGCGATCCAAGGTGTCCAGCTTCCTGCGGCCATACAAATAG